GAAGAAACTCGGGATCAAACTTGAGAACCACCACAGGGCGGTTCATGACGCCGCGGCTACAGCAAAAATATTCGCTCGGTTTGTGGAGATGCTCTCTGAAAGGGATGTTTGTGATATCGATCAACTGATAGCGTACGGAAAAACGGCGATGGATATGAAGGATTACGACTCTTATCATGTGATCCTGCTGGTTAAGAACTATGCCGGTTTAAGAAACCTATATGAGATGATCAGTCATTCCCATATCAAAACCTTCTATAGAAAACCGCTGATTCCAAAGAGTCTCTTAAATGAAAAAAGAGAAGGCATACTTATCGGATCAGCATGTGAAGCAGGTGAAGTCTATCAGGCGATTCTCGCTCAAAAAGAGGACGATGAAGTTTCAGAGATCGCCCAGTTCTATGATTACCTTGAAGTACAGCCTGTCGGCAACAATCAGTTCCTTATTGAAAAAGGGCTGGTCAAGGACGTAGCGGAGCTGCAGCAGATCAATAGAAAGATCATCGACCTTGCAAAAGAGCAGGAAAAACCTTGCGTAGCCACATCGGACAGTCACTTCCTTGATCCTGAGGATGAAGTGTATAGACGCATACTGATGGCAGGTCAAGGATTTAAAGATGCGGATAACCAGCCTCCGCTATACTTAAAGACGACACAGGAGATGCTCGATGAGTTCTCCTATTTGGATAAAGAAACTGCCGAAGAGGTGGTCATTCATGCGACACATAAGGTAAACGACATGATCGAGTCGATTCTACCTGTTCCTGACGGAACGTTTCCTCCTGAAATCGAAGGTTCCAATGAGGAGCTAAGGGAAATGTGTTACCAGAAGGCGAAAAGGATTTATGGAGAGCCTTTACCCGACATCGTTGAAAAAAGACTCGAAAGGGAATTGCAGTCGATTATCGGTAACGGATACGCGGTGATGTACATTATCGCCCAGAAGCTCGTGACAAAGTCGATGGAAGACGGTTATCTTGTAGGCTCGAGGGGGTCTGTCGGATCTTCTTTCGCTGCGACCATGTCGGACATCACAGAGGTTAATCCGCTACCGCCGCATTATCACTGCAGAAGCTGCCTGTACAGCGAGTTCATCACAGACGGTAGTATCGCAAGCGGTGCGGACTTAAAGGATAAGACTTGTCCAAAGTGTGGTGACAATCTTAAAAAAGACGGTCATGATATTCCCTTTGAGACATTCCTAGGATTTGAGGGTGATAAGGAACCCGATATCGACCTCAACTTCGCCGGTGTCTATCAGGCGACCTCGCATGCCTACACAGAAGAGCTGTTTGGCGAAGGTTTTGTCTACAAGGCTGGTACCATCGGTACTGTCGCTGAGAAAACCGCCTTCGGATTCGTGAAGAAGTATGTTGAGGAAAAAGAGAAGAAGATGAATTATCATGAGGTCGTAAGGCTCGCTCAGGGGTGTGTCGGCGTCAGAAGGACTTCCGGACAGCATCCGGGCGGAATCATGGTTATTCCCCATTATAAGAACGTACATGATTTCACACCTATACAGTATCCTGCCAATGACAGTTCGAGCGGTGTCATCACAACGCATTTCGACTACCACTCGATCAGCGGTAGGATTCTAAAGCTTGACATACTCGGACACGATGTTCCGACTATCATTAAGATGACAGAAGATTTCACAGGTATCGACGCGATGGAGATTCCGCTTGACGATCCAGACACGCTAAAGATATTCACTTCAGTCAAATCACTTAAGATAGTCGACAAGGATTACCCGATCAAGATCGGAAGCCTCGGGATCCCCGAGTTTGGTACGAAATTTGTAAGACAGATGCTAGTGGACACTCAACCTACGAGCTTCGCGGAACTTGTTCAGATTTCGGGCCTTTCACACGGTACCGATGTTTGGATCAACAACGCTGCGGATCTTGTAGCCGATGGCATTGTTTCCTTAAAGGATGTTATTGGAACACGTGACGACATCATGGTCTATCTCATGTATGCCGGTCTTCCACCGAAGGATTCCTTCTTTATCATGGAAGGGGTCCGAAAAGGAAAGGGCCTAAAGCCTGAGCAGGAAGAGCAGATGAGGTCGTTCAACGTGCCTAAGTGGTATATTGAATCCTGTAAAAAGATCAAATACATGTTCCCTAAAGCCCATGCGGTAGCTTATGTCATGATGTCTGTGCGTATCGCCTACTTTAAAGTGCATCATCCGCTCGCCTTCTATG
The Fusibacter sp. A1 DNA segment above includes these coding regions:
- a CDS encoding PolC-type DNA polymerase III, coding for MSFDLKQFLESQTNLKIEKVAFDQNSNAIHLAFEGLSLVSAEDEIAIQESIKRELKFIEAVTTQIRYRFECSPEQMFNYAISKMVRSDRIMSLVAKMQVTVEPNGIKWMPEDPGTYYQVLNLKLEDRITSFINDRFSKAIRIDIVEPADLVTLDDEAINERMINMVEASKPSYVPKEDRPVAKKSKEVPEDELVIYKRAIKTEPSLLTEQFEEEQVICIEGEAFSFDSRVLSSGKTIFSFALSDHTDAIKCKVFLDKKDAQSVPPRMSSGNYYRVEGRLRYDTYEKDTILNILAINAASSPEKRKDTSDLKRIELHAHTNMSAMDATPSAKAMVKRAISWGHPAIAITDHGVIQSFPDAMNAAGKDIKVIYGVEGYLVNDDMQIVENVHEYGLNDTFIVFDIETTGFSPRYDGITEIGAVKIRNGEVIDRFSRFVNPEKQIPQVVVELTGITDEMVMNEPTISEILPEFIAFCEGCPVVAHNAKFDMSFMREKARLNGLTFEPMVLCTLKLSRMIMKELGRHKLNYVAKKLGIKLENHHRAVHDAAATAKIFARFVEMLSERDVCDIDQLIAYGKTAMDMKDYDSYHVILLVKNYAGLRNLYEMISHSHIKTFYRKPLIPKSLLNEKREGILIGSACEAGEVYQAILAQKEDDEVSEIAQFYDYLEVQPVGNNQFLIEKGLVKDVAELQQINRKIIDLAKEQEKPCVATSDSHFLDPEDEVYRRILMAGQGFKDADNQPPLYLKTTQEMLDEFSYLDKETAEEVVIHATHKVNDMIESILPVPDGTFPPEIEGSNEELREMCYQKAKRIYGEPLPDIVEKRLERELQSIIGNGYAVMYIIAQKLVTKSMEDGYLVGSRGSVGSSFAATMSDITEVNPLPPHYHCRSCLYSEFITDGSIASGADLKDKTCPKCGDNLKKDGHDIPFETFLGFEGDKEPDIDLNFAGVYQATSHAYTEELFGEGFVYKAGTIGTVAEKTAFGFVKKYVEEKEKKMNYHEVVRLAQGCVGVRRTSGQHPGGIMVIPHYKNVHDFTPIQYPANDSSSGVITTHFDYHSISGRILKLDILGHDVPTIIKMTEDFTGIDAMEIPLDDPDTLKIFTSVKSLKIVDKDYPIKIGSLGIPEFGTKFVRQMLVDTQPTSFAELVQISGLSHGTDVWINNAADLVADGIVSLKDVIGTRDDIMVYLMYAGLPPKDSFFIMEGVRKGKGLKPEQEEQMRSFNVPKWYIESCKKIKYMFPKAHAVAYVMMSVRIAYFKVHHPLAFYATFFTIKVDDFDAHLVSQGRDAIKQRMQELEEIPKMSTKEQNQYTILEATFEMYARGFACKPVHLYNSDAEKFKIEDGQILPPLRALQGVGENAAKSIVAAREESEFISINDVKTRGKANRSVIEALVNHGVLRGLPESNQLSFDMFLTDGF